A DNA window from Antricoccus suffuscus contains the following coding sequences:
- a CDS encoding Mrp/NBP35 family ATP-binding protein: MQSGATTVDPDKINAALATVNDPEIRRPLTEIGMIKNVDIDPSGSVAVTVLLTVSGCPMRDTLVRDVSNAVATVPGVTDVRVDFDVMSDEQRTELRKQLRGDSAEPVIPFAQPGSLTRVYAVASGKGGVGKSSVTVNLAAAMAAQGLSVGVVDADIYGFSVPRMLGVTARPTQVEGMIMPPRAHGMAVISIGMFTPGNAPVVWRGPMLHRALQQFLADVYWGDLDVLLLDLPPGTGDVAISIAQLLPSAELLIVTTPQMAAREVAERAGAVALQTHQQIAGVIENMSGPVYDANGKAIELFGSGGGQAVADSLTETTGTRVQLLGQVPIDVRLREGGDSGKPLVLDDPQSGAGAALHDIAAKLGQRERGLAGMSLGITPVSKL; this comes from the coding sequence ATGCAATCCGGTGCTACCACAGTCGACCCTGACAAGATCAACGCCGCTCTAGCGACCGTCAACGACCCGGAGATCCGACGTCCGCTCACCGAAATCGGGATGATCAAGAACGTCGATATCGATCCTTCCGGTTCGGTCGCCGTGACGGTGCTGCTGACCGTGAGCGGGTGTCCGATGCGCGACACGCTGGTGCGTGACGTGAGCAACGCGGTCGCGACCGTCCCGGGCGTCACCGATGTGCGGGTCGACTTCGACGTGATGTCTGACGAACAACGCACCGAACTGCGTAAGCAGTTGCGTGGCGACTCCGCCGAGCCGGTGATTCCGTTTGCCCAGCCCGGCTCTCTGACCCGCGTGTACGCCGTCGCGTCCGGCAAGGGTGGTGTCGGCAAGTCCAGCGTCACGGTCAACCTGGCCGCTGCGATGGCGGCCCAAGGCCTGTCCGTGGGTGTGGTCGACGCCGACATCTACGGCTTCTCGGTCCCCCGCATGCTCGGCGTCACGGCCCGTCCGACACAGGTTGAGGGCATGATCATGCCGCCGCGCGCGCACGGCATGGCCGTCATCTCGATCGGCATGTTCACCCCCGGCAACGCGCCCGTCGTATGGCGCGGCCCGATGCTTCACCGGGCGCTGCAGCAGTTCCTCGCGGACGTCTACTGGGGCGACCTGGACGTGCTGCTACTCGACCTGCCGCCGGGCACCGGTGACGTCGCGATCTCGATCGCTCAGTTGCTGCCCAGCGCCGAGCTCCTCATCGTGACCACCCCGCAGATGGCTGCCCGAGAGGTGGCCGAGCGCGCCGGCGCCGTCGCGCTGCAGACGCACCAGCAAATCGCGGGCGTCATCGAAAATATGTCCGGTCCGGTGTACGACGCAAACGGTAAGGCGATCGAGCTGTTCGGCAGCGGCGGCGGCCAGGCGGTCGCCGACTCGCTCACTGAGACCACAGGCACTCGGGTGCAGTTGCTCGGTCAGGTGCCGATCGACGTACGCCTTCGGGAAGGCGGAGACTCGGGCAAGCCGCTCGTACTCGACGACCCGCAGTCCGGCGCGGGCGCAGCCTTGCACGACATCGCCGCCAAACTCGGTCAGCGCGAACGTGGCCTGGCCGGGATGTCGCTCGGGATTACGCCGGTCAGCAAACTCTAG
- a CDS encoding DUF1003 domain-containing protein, with amino-acid sequence MAEGNDEPRTRRGRARGQARVDRLDSPKGAKRRIRIGIDNELIGQVSESIARFMGTGRFLLIQTVIVVSWILYNVVAVGSAKFDVYPFILLNLAFSTQAAYAAPLILLAQNRQEARDRVALEEDRSRAVASKADTEFLARELAALRLAIGELATRDFVRSELARLAVPETDGDRDRERKPSKDSKKTKG; translated from the coding sequence ATGGCTGAGGGTAACGACGAGCCGCGGACGAGGCGTGGGCGTGCCCGCGGGCAGGCTCGAGTCGACCGGCTTGACAGTCCTAAGGGCGCGAAGCGTCGGATCAGAATCGGTATCGATAACGAGCTGATAGGTCAGGTCTCCGAGTCCATCGCGCGGTTCATGGGAACCGGGCGGTTCCTGCTCATCCAGACGGTCATCGTCGTGTCGTGGATTCTCTACAACGTCGTCGCGGTGGGCAGCGCGAAGTTTGATGTCTATCCGTTTATCCTGCTCAACCTGGCATTTTCGACCCAGGCGGCGTACGCCGCGCCCCTCATCTTGCTGGCTCAGAACCGCCAGGAGGCACGGGACCGGGTAGCCCTCGAGGAGGACCGCTCACGGGCGGTGGCCTCGAAGGCCGACACCGAGTTTCTCGCTCGTGAGCTCGCGGCCCTGCGACTGGCGATCGGCGAGCTGGCTACCCGCGACTTCGTGCGCTCTGAGCTCGCGCGGCTGGCGGTGCCCGAGACTGATGGCGACCGAGATCGAGAGCGGAAGCCGAGCAAGGACTCGAAGAAGACAAAGGGTTAG